The following are from one region of the Silene latifolia isolate original U9 population chromosome 9, ASM4854445v1, whole genome shotgun sequence genome:
- the LOC141598887 gene encoding cyclin-L1-1, giving the protein MIYTVIDNFYLTKEQLENSPSRKDGIDEETETMLRIYGCDLIQESGILLRLPQAVMATGQVLFHRFYCKKSFACFDVKTVAASCIWLASKLEESPRRAEQEQVIIVFHRMECRRENLSIEPLDVSSKKYADLKVELVRTERHLLKEMGFICHVEHPHKFISNYLATLGTPSELRQDAWNLANDSLRTTLCVRFKSEVVACGVVYAAARRFGVPLPENPPWWKVFDADKSSIDEVCRVLAHLYSRPKAKYLPVCKQHVSSTASSKTWDSQTQSLPKEGSLSTPATKSDSNGIKIGSVTESGGSKDLPVKQAPDRLKGSKKSDDMSKDTRRGTSGERSKDREKEREKERERDSNKEQEKGDLRELLKSQNRDRGRESDREREQDDADSDRDKVKEKSHRSRDRAKDSGWPLDKPKHHSSRDRDRGRDYYYSSRDKDRYRHH; this is encoded by the exons ATGATCTACACGGTAATTGACAACTTTTACCTAACTAAAGAGCAGCTTGAAAATTCTCCTTCAAGGAAAGACGGTATTGATGAAGAAACAGAAACCATGTTACGGATTTACGGGTGTGATCTTATTCAAGAGAGTGGGATTCTTTTGAGATT ACCTCAAGCGGTAATGGCGACCGGACAAGTTTTGTTTCACAGGTTCTATTGTAAAAAGTCATTTGCCTGCTTTGATGTGAAG ACGGTAGCTGCTAGTTGTATTTGGCTTGCGTCTAAACTCGAGGAGAGTCCAAGGAGAGCAGAACAAGAACAAGTTATCATTGTCTTTCACCGAATGGAATGTAGAAGAGAGAACTTGTCTATTGAGCCCTTGGATGTTTCTTCTAAG aAGTATGCAGATTTAAAGGTTGAATTAGTAAGGACAGAACGGCATCTTCTAAAAGAAATGGGGTTTATTTGCCACGTGGAGCATCCGCATAAGTTTATTTCTAACTATTTAGCCACACTTGGGACACCATCAGAGTTGAGACAGGATGCATGGAATCTAGCAAACGATAG TTTGCGCACTACTCTCTGTGTACGATTCAAGAGTGAGGTGGTTGCATGTGGAGTTGTCTATGCTGCTGCAAGAAGGTTTGGAGTGCCTCTCCCTGAGAATCCACCGTGGTGGAAAGTTTTTGATGCTGATAAATCCAGTATAGATGAAGTGTGCAGAGTTTTGGCTCATCTTTACAGTCGTCCCAAGGCCAAGTATCTACCTGTATGTAAACAGCACGTTTCGTCCACAGCTTCCAGTAAGACATGGGATTCACAGACTCAATCTCTACCCAAA GAAGGTTCGTTAAGTACACCGGCTACCAAATCTGACAGCAATGGTATAAAGATAGGTTCCGTTACAGAATCTGGTGGATCCAAGGACCTCCCTGTAAAGCAGGCGCCTGACAGGCTGAAAGGGTCTAAGAAAAGTGATGATATGTCAAAGGATACCAGAAGAGGCACAAGTGGAGAGAGGAGTAAAGACAGGGAGAAGGAGAGGGAAAAGGAAAGGGAAAGGGACAGCAACAAGGAACAAGAGAAAGGAGACCTGAGGGAGCTATTGAAGTCTCAAAATCGTGATAGAGGGAGAGAATCTGACAGGGAGCGAGAGCAAGATGATGCTGATAGTGACCGAGATAAAGTTAAGGAGAAAAGTCATCGTTCCAGGGATAGAGCCAAGGATTCAG GATGGCCTTTGGACAAACCCAAGCATCATTCTTCCCGAG ATCGAGACCGTGGTCGAGATTACTACTATTCCTCTCGAGATAAGGATCGATACAGGCATCACTAG